A region from the Manihot esculenta cultivar AM560-2 chromosome 13, M.esculenta_v8, whole genome shotgun sequence genome encodes:
- the LOC110629589 gene encoding 10 kDa chaperonin, mitochondrial, producing the protein MAKRLIPTLNRVLVEKIVPPSKTNAGILLPESSTKLNSGKVISVGPGLRSNEGKTIPPSVKEGDTVLLPEYGGTQVKLADKEFYLYRDEDILGTLHE; encoded by the exons ATGGCAAAGCGATTGATTCCAACGCTTAATCGCGTTCTTGTGGAGAAGATCGTTCCTCCTTCCAAAACAAACGCCGGTATCCTCCTACCCGAGTCGTCCACCAAG CTGAATTCGGGCAAGGTGATATCTGTTGGTCCTGGATTGAGGAGCAATGAAGGGAAAACTATCCCGCCATCTGTAAAAGAAGGGGACACTGTGCTTTTGCCGGAATATGGGGGTACCCAAGTCAAGCTTGCTGACAAAGA GTTTTACTTATACAGGGATGAAGACATCTTGGGCACTCTACACGAGTAA
- the LOC110629387 gene encoding uncharacterized protein LOC110629387: MPQLDLFDDIRQEQQQSPNVQHLISAVLDHSAAAIWTFKQGLLFFKDRVFIPHGSPTIPLVIAALHNQGHEGYQKTLHRITWDFFWKGMKKMVQEFIRACPVCQRHKTESLQPASLLQPVPIPQQIWADVSLDFIEGLPTFRGKNVILVVIDRFSKYGHFLALSHPYTAVGVARIFFNNIFKLHGLPETMVSDRDVTFTSIFWTELFKLSGTKLCFSSAYHPQSDGQTEVTNRTVEMYLRCFSSSHPHKWCDWLSWAEFCYNSSYHSALKSTPFETVYGRAPPRLLSYLPGNSTVETVNVILQQRDSMLQLLRNNLQLAQNRMKLHYDRSHRPLEFNVGDVVLLRLQPYRQSSIALRKNQKLAAKYYGPFEVLERIGSMAYRLKLPPDSKLHPVFHVSTLKPYHSDSGNFETILPPITEQQPLVPFAILGQRCRSGKQEVLVHWSQSSPADSSWENVQDLLARFPDFTLADKLPNEAGSTVTRPLQVYTRNQQKQQPRLPRIMVQSGSMGMMNDIGSGGRFGGARDRRFGDTGFSRAGGHGDYGSFGGARDGRFGDTGFSRVGGHGDYGSNHTRNPGFGHSSGRGQFSGQMNGSGSFGFNRNQAGNFSGSGFSERGRSDGSSTFADFGSGGSSGFGDSNSSRTSDGLNDPRCSRFGIFGDFQSDNSKNGRR, translated from the exons ATGCCCCAGCTGGATTTGTTTGATGATATCCGCCAGGAACAGCAGCAGTCCCCTAACGTCCAGCACCTCATTTCAGCAGTTCTTGATCACTCAGCTGCCGCAATATGGACATTCAAACAaggtcttcttttctttaaagacCGGGTTTTTATTCCACATGGCTCACCAACAATACCTCTAGTTATAGCTGCACTTCACAATCAGGGTCATGAAGGATATCAGAAAACGCTGCACCGAATTACATGGGATTTCTTCTGGAAAGGGATGAAAAAAATGGTGCAGGAATTCATTCGAGCCTGTCCTGTTTGCCAACGCCACAAAACAGAATCATTGCAACCAGCAAGTCTGCTGCAACCAGTGCCGATTCCACAACAAATATGGGCAGATGTGTCTCTTGATTTTATTGAAGGGCTTCCAACTTTCAGAGGCAAAAATGTGATTCTAGTCGTTATTGATAGGTTCTCTAAATACGGGcattttttggcactttctcACCCTTATACTGCTGTGGGTGTTGCGCGTATTTTCTTTAATAACATTTTCAAGCTTCACGGACTACCGGAAACCATGGTCAGTGATCGCGATGTTACATTTACTAGCATTTTTTGGACTGAATTATTCAAGTTGTCTGGTACTAAACTGTGTTTTAGTTCAGCTTATCATCCACAATCGGATGGTCAAACAGAGGTCACTAATCGTACAGTGGAAATGTATTTACGCTGCTTCTCTAGTTCTCACCCCCACAAATGGTGTGATTGGCTTTCTTGGGCTGAATTTTGCTACAACAGCAGCTACCATTCAGCTCTTAAATCCACTCCATTTGAGACTGTCTATGGGCGTGCTCCACCTAGACTCCTTTCTTACTTGCCCGGCAATTCCACTGTAGAGACTGTGAATGTTATTTTACAGCAACGTGACTCAATGTTGCAGCTCCTACGCAACAACCTTCAATTGGCTCAAAACAGAATGAAACTTCATTATGATCGTTCTCACCGGCCATTGGAGTTTAATGTTGGTGATGTCGTTCTACTCCGCCTCCAGCCATACCGTCAGTCATCCATTGCCTTAAGAAAAAATCAGAAATTGGCTGCCAAATATTATGGTCCTTTTGAGGTTTTGGAGCGCATTGGCTCTATGGCTTATCGGTTGAAGCTTCCCCCTGATTCCAAATTACATCCAGTCTTTCACGTCTCCACACTCAAGCCATATCATTCTGATTCTGGAAATTTTGAAACGATTCTCCCACCTATTACTGAACAGCAACCTTTGGTTCCATTTGCTATTTTGGGACAGCGTTGTCGTTCGGGAAAACAGGAAGTCTTGGTCCATTGGAGCCAATCTTCCCCAGCTGATTCCTCTTGGGAAAATGTTCAGGATTTACTGGCACGCTTTCCAGATTTTACGCTTGCGGACAAGCTTCCTAATGAGGCGGGAAGTACTGTTACGAGACCCTTGCAGGTGTATACTCGTAACCAGCAGAAGCAGCAGCCACGT CTTCCAAGGATAATGGTACAGAGTGGAAGCATGGGCATGATGAATGATATTGGTTCTGGTGGTCGATTTGGAGGTGCGAGAGATCGTAGATTTGGTGATACAGGTTTTAGCCGAGCTGGTGGTCATGGGGATTATGGGTCTTTTGGAGGAGCAAGAGATGGCCGATTTGGTGATACAGGTTTTAGTCGGGTTGGTGGTCATGGGGATTATGGATCTAATCATACCAGGAACCCTGGATTTGGCCATTCTAGTGGTCGTGGCCAATTTTCTGGTCAAATGAATGGATCTGGTTCCTTTGGTTTTAACCGAAATCAAGCAGGGAATTTTAGTGGTTCTGGTTTTAGTGAACGTGGTAGATCAGATGGTTCAAGTACTTTTGCAGACTTTGGTTCTGGTGGTTCCAGTGGATTTGGTGATAGTAATTCCAGCCGAACTAGTGATGGATTAAATGATCCTCGTTGTAGTCGATTTGGGATCTTTGGGGATTTCCAGAGTGATAATTCTAAAAACGGAAGAAGATAA